GGGTATTCGCATGTAAAGACTTTCTTGACAATACTTTACGTTGCTTAACCAATCTTTATCGCATGGCCTTCTTCCCGGTGATGGAATCAGGATGCGGCGGTCGATCGGCAAGCCAAATCGACCGCCCCAGCCATCAAGGAGGGCTTATGAAACACATCACTTCAGTCATTGCAAAGGCGCTTTTCACGACCCTGATCGGCGGAGGAATGCTCGCAGCAACCGCCCAGGCGCAGTTTATGAACGGCGCAGAAGCCACGATCCCCTTTGAATTCTCGACTCGGAACCAAAATATGGCCGCAGGTAACTATGAGATCGAGCTGCTGCCTGACCAGTTCCTGTTAGCTATTCACAAAGCAGGAACCGGCCGGAATCTCATCTTTACCGTGCGCCAGGAAGAGAGCCGGACTGCTCCGACGCACGGATACCTAACCTTTCACCGCAATGGCGACCATCTTTATCTGTCAGAGATTCACTTCGCGGGCACCCAAACTTACAGTGTTGTGCTCCAGAAACGTCAACTGTCTACTAATGATGTAAAAGTTGCCTTCTCCGCTCCGGCAGAGGCCGTACGAAGATAGTTTAGCGTTCAACTATTTAGCAGTTCAACTATCTAATGGCTCAACTATTTGACAACGGACTGGAAGAGCGGCGAGCTGAGCAGACCGGCAAACTCACTATCGGAAGAAGAGTAGTCCACAGTAAGCGTTCCGGAGTTGGAATCGACTGTAGTCCGGTTCAGCGCCGCCTTCTCCATCGGAGAACCTGACGCTTCCTTCATGAGAACCATGCCCTTCATCAGCGTGGCACAGGTTGCCGCTGTCATCGTGTCCGACATTACGACGGCCATGTCGAACTTCACCCCGTTGTCGAAGTCCATGGTGTACCGCGAGCTCTTCATCCGGTTGCGGACCGTGTCATAGTCGGTCAACTGCGCGGCGTCACCCAGCACGCTGCGCATCATCGTCTGCGTCCCTTTAGCGTCGAGCAGACTCCAGATTGCGCGCTGGTCTACTGAACCCATCTCGTTGACCATGTCGCCATTGGTCAGGAAGTTGGGAATAATGCCGTCCCGCGCATCAACTGCGTCCTTGACCGCGGACTTGTCGCCAAAGACCATAGTGGTCTGATCCAGGAAGACGACACTCATCCCAGCCGAACCCATGGGATAGATGGTGTTGTTGCGGATCACAGTGGTCTTGGCCTTGCTCTTGGCAAAACCCGCCAGAATAGACTGCGTCTGGAACTGGCCCTGGGCGATGCCGACGATCCTGGTTCCCTGCCCGCTGGAGTCGCGGAACGATGCAAATGCGAGCACATCCGCGTCCTTGTCCACATTGAGCTTGGCATTCTTCAGCGCCGACTCCAACCGCTTCAACTCTGGCGGCAACACCCGCTCCTTGAGCGCCATGGCGGCGTTCGAGTTCTGCATAGCGCGATAGTCCACCACGATGATCTGTTGGACGTCTTTAGGAATCGCCGATTTGGCATCGCTCGATAACTCGGCCGCCTGAGAAAAGGTGGCTGATAGAGCGAGAACGGCAATGGGGAGAAGGTGACGGTACAGAATGCGCAATGAAGTAACTCCTTGACCGCGGTCTTTTGCGGCCCAACCTTTCTATTCTTCCGTGAAACACAGCGAGAAGCAAGCAAAAGAGTCTCCCACTTTGGACGTACCGTTGGAAAGAAGGTTGCGTGAAGTATTCAAAACAGGCATCTTCGCAGTGCCGGAGCCGCAAAAACGACCCCGGCACCCATTTTTATCCGGCACCCATTTTTATTTAGGTAAGCTCGGCACGTATCTCAACCGCCGCCTGGCAGAGATTGGTAAGCGCCTCAATCGTCTCCGGCCACGCCCGCGTCTTGAGACCGCAGTCCGGATTAACCCAGAGCTGCTCCGGTCGAAGCACGTCGAGAGCTAGTTGCAGCAGTCCGACCATCTCCTCCTTCGCTGGAACGCGTGGCGAGTGGATGTCATAGATGCCCGGCCCGATCTCGTTGGGATAGCCATGCCGCTTGAACGCATGCAGCATCTCCATACGCGACCGCGCCGTCTCCATTGAGATGACATCCGCGTCCAACGCCGCAATCGAAGGCAGAATGTCCTCGAACTGGCAGTAGCACATGTGCGTATGGATCTGCGTGCCGTCTGTGACGCTCGACGTGGCCAGCCGAAACGCCTTGACCGACCAGTCAAGATAAGCAGGCCACTCCGACCGCCGCAGCGGAAGCCCCTCGCGCAACGCAGGCTCGTCCACTTGAATCACGCGAATGCCAGCCGCTTCGAGGTCCTGTACCTCTTCGCGCAAGGCGAGCCCGATCTGCCAGGCAACATCGCGTTCGGGAATGTCGTTGCGAACGAACGACCATTGCAGAATGGTGATTGGGCCGGTAAGCATTCCTTTCATCGGCTTTGTGGTGAGCGAGCTGGCATAACTACTCCACTCGACCGTGATCGGACGGACACGCGAGACGTCGCCGTAGATGATGGGCGGCTTCACACAGCGCGAGCCGTAGCTCTGCACCCAGCCGTTCGACGTGAAGGTGAAACCGGCGAGATGCTCACCGAAGTACTCCACCATGTCGTTGCGCTCGAACTCGCCATGAACGAGAACGTCTAGTCCGATCTGCTCTTGTTCGCGAATGCACTCTTCCGTCTTCTGCTTCAGAAAGTCGTTATACTCCGCATCCGAGATCGTGCCTTTCTTATGTGCAGCGCGTTGCTTGCGAACCTCTTGCGTCTGCGGAAAAGAGCCGATCGTGGTTGTCGGCAGCAGAGGAAGACCAAGCTCCTCCCGCTGCACGGTGACGCGCTGCTGGTATGGAGACTTGCGACGAAAAGCTCCTTCAGACAGAGTGGCAAGCTGCTCGCGAACGTCCTTGTTAGTGCTGCTATCCGCCGCAAGACGATCTTCGTGGCGACGGCGATTGTCGGCAAAGGCAGTTGCAGCGACTTCAGGCCCCTGTGCAAGCTGCACAAGCTCTTCCACCTTCTGCTTTGCGAAGCTAAGCCAGCTAAGGACGCGTGGATCGAGCTTGTCTTCATCAGCGGTGTCATAAGGGACATGCAGCAACGAACAGGACGGCGCAAGCTGCAACCGCTCCGCTCCGATCTTCGCAGTAACCGACGTAACAACGCTCTGCAATGCGTTAAGGTCTGCAAGCCAGATATTGCGGCCATCGACGCAACCGAGGCTGAGTGTCTGCGTAGGCTGCAATTGCTTGACTACTTCAGCAACCTGCTTCGGCGCTCGCACCGCATCAATATGCAATCCGGCTGTGCCGAGTGAGCATGCCAGTTCGAGATTGTCGCCAAGCTCACCGAAGTAAGTCGTGAGCATCAGCTTGAGCGGAATGTTGGCAAGCTCGACGTAGGCAGAGCGAAACGCCGCTGCGTAGCCTTCCGGAAGGTCGGTTACGAGAACAGCCTCATCGATTTGAACCCACTCCGCACCAGCCGCCGCAAGCTCGCCAAGCACTGTGCGATAAGCCTTAAGCAGTCGAGGCAAAAGATCCAACGGATTGGTGCCATCAACCGCTTTGCCAAGCAGCAATAAGGTGACTGGGCCAATCAGAACGGGCCTGGTCGCGATACCGAGACTCTTTGCCTCAGCAAACTCCGCCAGCAACTTCGTCGTGTCAGGCGTGAACGCGAGATCGTCGCTCCATTCTGGAACCAAATAGTGATAGTTCGTATCGAACCACTTGGTCATCTCCATAGCGGTCTGCTCGTTGCTGTTGCGGGCCATCTGAAAGTAGCGAGTGAGCGTGACTGGGCCAGCACCGAAGCGCGACGGCGTTGCGCCGACGAGCACCAGAGCATCGAGCACCTGATCGTAGAACGAGAAGTCGTTGCTCGGGATGACATCGAGACCGGCGTCCTTTTGCAGTTGCCAGTTTCGTTGCCGCAAGGTCTTTGCGGTTGCCAGCAGATCGGCCTCGCTCAGGCGTCCGCGCCAGAACTCTTCAAGCGCGAACTTCAGCTCGCGATGGCGTCCGATACGTGGATATCCCAGATTTGCGGTGACAAGATTTGTAGTGGATTGTGAAGGCGATGACATCTTTGGGTTCCTCTCCTGAAAACGGCGGAACCACCTTATGCGCAGGCATCGTCGCTTCCGCTATAGCGGAGTCAACGGAACATTGGCAACCGATCCAGACTCGAGACCGGCGTCCTCAGCGCAGCCGCAGTGGGAGACGCAAGCGTCTCTTCCGCGGTGGTGGCGGCAGGCCGGTCTTCGGACTTTGGGCTACCTACTAAACGCCGCTTCCCATTCTTTTTCAAGAACAGTGCGTGGCCTTGGCCGTGCGTTGTTCGTTCCCATCACCGCTGCGAGTCAGCGCCGGAATCTCACCGGCTTCCCGTTTAACAAGACCGAGGTCTTGCACCTACACATCTTTCACTTTACATCAGACGGTGGGCCAGGCGAGCGGCTGCTCCAGACGTCGCTCCAGAATCTTCAGCGCCGGATCGAAGCCCGTGATCTGCTTGACCCAATCAGCACCTTCTTCATAAGCGTCTTCAGGAATAAGGCCGATAAGCTCCGCGTCGTCGATGAGAACACCATGACGCTGCGCGAGATGCTTGATGGTCGAGTGAATGTGCCGCATGGGAGTGATTTGAAATTCGGTGATATTCATGCTCACCTGCGCGCGGCCATTGGCGACGACACCGATGGCCTTCACACCATGCAAGCCACCGTTCGAGGCACGAATGTCGCGGGCGATGGCGCGGGCAGCAGAGATATCGGGTTGGTGCAGATGCACGTTGTAGGCGATCAGAAAATTACGCGCTCCAACGGCCGAGGCGCCTGCGGTCTCGTGAAGGCTCGGCCCTCCGATATCGGGGCAACGGGACGAATCGCGGCGCGTCGCTTCGCGGAGTCCTTCGAATTGTCCTTTGCGCACATCTTCCAACTGAACGCGATCCGGACGCGCGGCGGCAGCTCCGTAGAAGTAAACAGGGACACCATAGGTACGCCAGATCAACAAACCTGCCTGTCGCGCCAGCACAGCGCACTCTGCCATGGAGATGCCGCTGACGGGGATAAACGGAACGACGTCGGCAGCGCCGATACGAGGATGAACGCCCTTCTGTCTGGTAAGGTCGATGAGTTCCGCCGCCTTGCCGACTGACTTGACCGCTGCGGCGATCACAGCCGCCGGTGGCCCGGCGATGGTGACGACCGAACGATTGTGCGCCGTATCGAGCGACCAATCGAGCAGGCTCACGCTCTCAGTCTGCATGGCTGCAACAATCTTGCCTACAACTACAGGGTCCGTGCCTTCAGAGAAATTGGGGACACACTCGATGATTGCATCAGGGTTCATAGGGCCGTCTTACTTCCACCAGGTATAGCCGATTGTGAATTGGAGGCTTGCGTTCACTCCGGGGTTCTTGTCTCCGAGTGAAGCGGATGAGATATGCACTGCATTGGCGCTGAAATCGATAGACCGGCGCGGCCGGAAGAAGTAGTGAAAGCCAACGCCTCCCTGCGGCGTGAAGTTCCATACGCTGGCGTCGGTGTTGGGGCCGTCGTTGAAGAGGCTCAAAGGCTGCCCGCCGAATGCCGGATATTTGTGATTCGTCCAAAGAACTCCCCCCGCACCCTGTATCCAGGGTGAGATGCGCCGCGTGCCGGTAAAGTTCCAGCGCAGGATGATGGGGGTGATGGAGACGCCGCTGTAAGTTCCTCCGACTGTGTAAAGAGGCGAGCAGGAAAGGGTAGACGAGGTAGAGGCAGCACTACAGTTGGCGCGCTGGAACTTCGGCGTGTAGGACTGCCAGAAGGGGAAGACCTCGACGGCGTACTCGAAGTTGCCGCGCAGCGGACCGTGCAGATAATCGTCGGTGAGAACTTTTCCAGCGTGAACGCCGGCCATGAGGAACTTGAAGCTATTGCGGTTCTCTGTCAGGCCGACACCGCTTTGGACGAGCACGCCGAACTCTAAGGGGAGCTTGCCGGAGTTGGCGTGAAACGGGTTTGCATCGCCGGTCGCCGCAGCCTGCGCGAGCGCAGAGTGAACGGGAAGGATAGAAAGTGCAAGGGCCAGCGCCCCGATCAGTGGTCTTGCGATGCCGAGAAATCCCTTGGTCACTATGTCGCTCCGTCTGTTGCCTGTTGCAGAAGAAAGGCCGCCGATAAGCGGCGGCCTGGGGTGAATCGTTGACCGCTAGAGTTAAGCTACTGCTGCTTCGTCCATGTCGAAGTTGGAGTAGACATTTTGCGTGTCGTCCAGGTCTTCGAGCGTCTCCAGAAGGCGAATCATGGCATTTGCCTGAGAGCCTTCGAGCTTGGTGTAGGTCGAAGCAATCTTGGTGACCTCGGCGTGCTCGGGCGTAATCTTGGCAGCCTTGAGCGCGTCGGTAACCGCTTCAAAGTCCTTGGGATCACAGAGAATCTCCCAGCTTTCGCCTTCATCGTTCAGATCTTCAGCTCCGGCTTCGAGGACGATCTCGGTGAGCTTATCCTCGCCGGCTGCGTCCTTGGCGATGCTGATGACGCCTTTTTTCGTAAACATCCAGGCGACCGCACCCTCGGCACCGAGGTTGCCGCCGTTCTTCGAGAAGGCGTGGCGGATTTCGCTGACGGCGCGGTTCTTGTTGTCGGTGAGGACTTCGACGATCAGGGCCACACCGCCGGGGCCATAGCCCTCGTAGGTGATCTCCTCGTAGGAGACGCCTTCGAGCTCGCCGGTGCCGCGCTGGATGGCGCGCTTGATGTTGTCGGCGGGCATGTTCTCGGCCTTGGCCGCAGCGATGGCGGTGCGCAGGCGGGGATTGCCGTCCGGGTCGCCGCCGCCACCGGTTTTGGCGGCGATGGTGATTTCCTTGATGAGACGGGTGAAGATCTTGCCACGTTTGGCGTCAAGCGCGCCCTTTTTATGCTTGATTGTGGCCCATTTTGAATGGCCGGACATGTACTACCTCAATCATGGTTTTGTGTGGGGCTGCGAGGTTCCACGGGCTCTCACGACGTTCGATTTTAGCATGTTGAACGGTGCAAGTTCTGGCGGCCGGGAGATGGGAAGGGTGGACCTGATCGAAGTACCCCCCACTCCCCTACTTAAGTATCTAAAGTCTTCATTCCAGGGACTTTAAAATGTAAAGTCTTGATTTGATGATGGTTATCGGTAAATAACTGATTATAAAGGGGAAATAAACTTCTCCCTGCTTGAAGCCCTGTTTCCATTATAGCGAGTGGGCTATAACTGCTTTGCAACCACTATCTTGTTTATTTTCTGATTCTTACGCCTTCCAAGGACTTGACAGATATTTTGTCGGACGTTTTGAGAGCAGCTAGAGAATTTCAGGTGCCAGAAGGTCGCGCATGGTCTCGCGACGGCGGATGAGCGTGGTTTTGGCGTTGTCTATTAAGACTTCGGCTGGCCGGGGGCGGCTGTTGTAGTTGCTGGTGAGGCTCATGCCGTAGGCTCCGGCGTCGAGGATCAGGACCAGGTCGCCCGGCTTTACGGCGGCGAGGACACGGTCGCGGGCGAAGAAGTCTCCCGATTCGCAGACCGGACCTACGATGTCGGCGGTGAGCGATGGAGCTGCGGTGCGCGGCTGCTTGATGGGGAGTATCTCGTGGTGCGCGTGGTAGAGCGAGGGGCGGATGAGGTCGTTCATGCCGGCGTCGGTGATGACGAAGGTTTTGGAGCCGTTCTTTTTGACGAAGAGGACGCGGGTGAGCAGCGCTCCGGCCTGGGCCACGATGAAGCGGCCGGGCTCGATGATGAGGTGGGCTGATTCGGTGGCGAGGCCTTTGCGTAGGGCGGCGGCGTACTTCTGCACCTGTTGGGCTGGGTTGAAGGCGGTGGTGCCGTAGTCGATGCCGAGGCCGCCGCCAGCGTCGATGTAGCGGATATTGTGGCCGTCGCTTTTGAGGTCGGCGATGAGAGCGGTGACGCGAGCGGTGGCTGCGGCGAAGGGATCGACCTTGCGAATCTGAGAGCCGATGTGGACGCTGACTCCGGCGGCGCCGAGCCACTTCGATTTTGCCGCTTTGCGGTAGATCGCGCGGGCGGCCTTGATGTCGATGCCGAACTTGTGCTCACTGAGGCCGGTGGAGATGTACGGATGGGTGTCGGCGAAGACGTCGGGATTGACGCGGAGGGCGAAGCGGGCGCGGATGCGGAGGGCTTCGGCGCGGGCGGCGAGCAGGTGCAGCTCGGCTTCGGACTCGACGTTGAAGAGGAGGATGTTGGCCTTGAGGGCGGCGTCGATCTCCCATACCTGCTTGCCTACTCCGGAGAAGACGACCCGGGCCAGCGCGGGCTTGTGGGCCTTGCGGACGCGCTCGAGCTCGCCGCCGGAGACGATGTCGAAGCCTGCTCCCTGCTGCGCGAGCAGGCGCAGGATGGCCAGAGACGAGTTGGCTTTGACTGCGTAGCAGATGGTGTGCGGCTGGGCTTTGAAGGCTTCTTCAAAGAGCTGAAAGCGAGCGGAGATCTGCTGCGCCGAGTAGACGTAGAGCGGGGTGCCATGATCTTCGGCGAGGGTGGAGAGGTCGGCTCCATCGCAGTGCAAGGTGCGGTTGCGATAGGCGAAGGGGCGAGGGCTTGGCTGCGAGACGATTTTTCTGGGCAAACTAGGTGCTCTTTATCGGGAGTGCGTAGGGGGCTTCGGGGATGATGACCCAGGCGGCGATGTAGGCCAGGGCTCCGACGCCGGTGAGGATGATGAACAGCGCCGTAATGACGCGGACCAGGTTGAGGTCCCAGCCATAGTGCAGAGCAAAACCGGCACAGACACCGGCGATCATGCGGGAGTGGCGAGGACGGGTCAGCCGAGGCGTGGGCTGATAAGCGTTCTCCATAAAAGGAGCGGCGTTGACGGCGGCCCCACAGGACGTGCAGAAACGTGACGACGATTCGATTGGCTTTCCGCAATGACTACAGAACATGGGAGCCCTCCAAAGAACAACTAAATCGCAGCGAACTCTATTTTGTCATAATTACGCATCTTTAATGCATCTTGTTCCGTGGCATTTACTTGCCAGATTTCCCTGGGTTTTATTTACCGGCGTAAGGGGTCTTCAGGTACCTGCGCGCTGCGTCGGCCTGCGACTGGTCGCCGCCTCCGGCGCTGGCCTGCTCGTATTGTCTGATGGCTTCGGAACGGTTGTGGAGAAGATCGAACATCTCTCCTGCATTCAACTGGGCGCGACGACGAAGCCAGTCGCTGCAACTGGGCTGCGCGGCGGCCTCGAGGTAGTTCTTTGCAGCATCGGCGATGTCGTTCTGGCCGCGCTGCGTGTCGGCGAGGCCGAAGTAGGTCATGTGCAGCCGGGGATCGAAGAAGTATCCGGGGCTGGCGGCATCGACGAGGATCTTTTTATAGGCGGCGATGGCGGCAGGGCCATTGCCCTCGTCCTTGGTGATGTTGGCCACTTCTAACTGAAAGAGATAGTCGTGCGGATACTGCTCGGCGAGACCGCGCTCGACGACAAGTGCCTCGGGGTAACGGGCGTCGTGGCGGAGAAAGAGTGCAAGCGCGGTGCGCGACTCGACGGGCGTCACGACTCCCTGCGCTGCTGCTTCGCGCAACATCTGCAGGCCTTTTTCTTTATTGCCATTGACTCCGGCGATACCGACCATGATGCGCAGGAGGCGCGGCAGACTGGCCACGGCAAATTGCTGAATGCCTACTGCCATCTTGGCGTCGGCGTAGCCGGGATCGATCTTGAGTGCCTGCTCGCTGTCGTTGCGCGCGGCGAGTCCCTGGTGTGCCGCCGAGACGTAGCTGTGATCGACCAGCGTGATGAACGCAGCGTGCATTCCGCGAGCATAGCCGCGCGCGAAGTAGGCGTTCTTGTCGTTCGGATCTTCGTGAATGCGCTTGTCGCAGATATCGATGGCGCCATTGGTGAGGTCTTCGATGCGCTGGCGCGTGGACTCGGGGACGGGAACGTCGCGCTTGGAGCTGAGGAAGCTGTTGTGCGCGTAGTAGGTCGTGTCGAGCAGGTCTTGATGGTAGAGCTCGCGGAAGATGATCGTCGTGAGCACGTAGTCGATGGCCATGGGATTCTGCGGATTGGCCTTGAGTACGGTCTCGAAGCGAGCGAGCGCGCTGTCGTAGTCGAGGTTGTAGAAGTCGACGCGGGCCTCTTGAACGAGAGGGGTGAGATTGATGGGGTCGGTGTGGTCAGCCGGATTGTAAGGCTGCCCAACGGCCGATGCGGTCAGCGCAAGCAACAGCACAAGTGAACTTAGAATCGCTGGAGTAGGCGGCTTGAGTGTCATCGTTCCGGAACACCGATTCTGGGGTAAAGGTTGCGGAGGCGAGAGACGCCTCTGTGTATGTGTTGGACGGCTCTTCACCGTAAACTATACAGTTGGACGCCTGCACTAGAGACAGGTACCGTACGAGCTTCAGGATAAAACGGACTTTATGACACGGTTTCAACTGCTTCAACTATTGATTGGACAGGCCCGGGCCAATGGCTTCGAGTTTCGCAAGTGGTACACCAGCCATCTTGGGCTGCCGTGGCAGCACTCGCATCATGCGATCGAGATGCTGTCGGCCGAGAAACGCTACTACGTGCTGTTGTTCTCGCACGAGTTTGCGTCCTCGTTCTGGAAGGGCGGCGAGCTGATGACATTTCAGGTGCCATCGCAGACCTTTCAGCGGCGCATGGCCGACGGAACAGTTGGCACGGTGAAGCGCAAAGCGTACACGCGGCGCAATACGCGCGAAGACGCATGGCGCTACCATCTTCGCGAGATGGCCGTATCGGAGGAGCCGCTGCGCTACATGCGGCGATTTCTCCGAGTCGAGGATGAGCTCGAAGACGAGCCAAAGATTTCCGTCCCCAAACATGAGACCAAGGGCGCCGGGGACTAGTTTTGTACTCGACGCAGGGCTTGAGAAAATCCGGCCAACGAATGCGTTCGTCCCATCGCAAATCGGGAGGATTACAAAACTTGCGACATAACATTCCCTCGCGATAACCCGATGACCTAAACTAGAACTCAATGTCCATTCAAACGATCCGTCCCGCCCGCACCCTGCAAGGCTCTCTTACCTTGCCTGGAGACAAGTCGATCTCCCATCGCTATGCCATGCTCGCCGGTCTCGCCGAAGGCACCTCTATCCTCTCCAACTTCTCTACCGGTGCCGACCCTCACTCTTCGCTCGCCTGCATGGAGGCCCTTGGCGCCACCGTCGTCAAAAAGGACAAGACCATTGAGGTCACCGGCGTCGCCGGAGCGTTTCGCCAGCCGGAGCGCCCGCTCGACTGCGGCAACTCCGGCAGCACCATGCGCATGCTGGCTGGCCTGATTGCACCGCACCCACACACCTTTACCCTCATCGGCGACCACTCGCTGACCGTGCGCCCGATGGAGCGCATCCGCAAGCCGCTCTCGAAGATGGGCGCGGAGATTCACCTTACCGGAGGCGATGGGGCCGTGGGCGGACACGCTCCCATGACCATCGTCGGCGGCCCGCTTAACGCGATCGACTTTGACACGCCTATTCCGTCGGCCCAGGTCAAAACTGCCGTCCTCTTCGCCGGTCTTCAGGCCAACGGCACCACCAGCCTCAGCGAGTCTGTGCGCACGCGCGACCACTCCGAGCATGCACTCAAGGCGTTTGGTGCAGTTCTCAACCGCGAAGGCGACAAGCTGAGCATCCCCGGCGGCCAGAAGCTTAAGGCCATCGAAGCCACCGTTCCCGGCGATCTGTCGTCGGCGGCCTTCTTTCTTTGCGCGGCACTGCTCTTCCCTGACTCCAACCTTGTTCTCGATTCTCTGGGAATGAACCCCACTCGCGCTGCCCTGCTCGATGTCATCACTGAACTCGGCGGCAGGATCAAGGTGCTCCAGGTCGAGGAGCATCATGGCGAGCTGATCGGCACCATTCAGGTGAACACAACGCCGGGCGGACTCAAGGGCATTGCCATCTCTGGTGCGCTCTCTGCGCAGCTTATCGATGAACTGCCTGTCATTGCGGCTATTGCACCGTACACACGCGAAGGCATCACCATTCGCGATGCCAAGGAGCTGCGGGTGAAGGAGTCGGACCGCATTGCGCTGGTCGCCAAAAACCTCAAGGCCATGGGAGCGGAGTTCACCGAGCACGAAGATGGCCTCACCATCCCAGGTAACCAGCAGCTTCATGGCGCGCAGATCGACTCCGGCGACGACCACCGCATTGCAATGGCCTTCTCCATTGCTGCTCTCAGGGCCGTCGGCGATACGGAGATTCATGGAGCCGAGGCTGCGGCTATCTCTTTTCCGGAGTTCTTCTCCTACCTCGACATGCTGGCTCAGCGCTAAGAACGATGCGGCCCGCGGTTCTTTTACACAAAAGCCTCGCCAGAACGGCGAGGCTTTTTGTTGTACAGGTATAGCTGATTAGGAATTGCGTTTTGGATAGAGCGTCAGCAGATCCGCTAAC
This region of Edaphobacter dinghuensis genomic DNA includes:
- the metE gene encoding 5-methyltetrahydropteroyltriglutamate--homocysteine S-methyltransferase, whose amino-acid sequence is MSSPSQSTTNLVTANLGYPRIGRHRELKFALEEFWRGRLSEADLLATAKTLRQRNWQLQKDAGLDVIPSNDFSFYDQVLDALVLVGATPSRFGAGPVTLTRYFQMARNSNEQTAMEMTKWFDTNYHYLVPEWSDDLAFTPDTTKLLAEFAEAKSLGIATRPVLIGPVTLLLLGKAVDGTNPLDLLPRLLKAYRTVLGELAAAGAEWVQIDEAVLVTDLPEGYAAAFRSAYVELANIPLKLMLTTYFGELGDNLELACSLGTAGLHIDAVRAPKQVAEVVKQLQPTQTLSLGCVDGRNIWLADLNALQSVVTSVTAKIGAERLQLAPSCSLLHVPYDTADEDKLDPRVLSWLSFAKQKVEELVQLAQGPEVAATAFADNRRRHEDRLAADSSTNKDVREQLATLSEGAFRRKSPYQQRVTVQREELGLPLLPTTTIGSFPQTQEVRKQRAAHKKGTISDAEYNDFLKQKTEECIREQEQIGLDVLVHGEFERNDMVEYFGEHLAGFTFTSNGWVQSYGSRCVKPPIIYGDVSRVRPITVEWSSYASSLTTKPMKGMLTGPITILQWSFVRNDIPERDVAWQIGLALREEVQDLEAAGIRVIQVDEPALREGLPLRRSEWPAYLDWSVKAFRLATSSVTDGTQIHTHMCYCQFEDILPSIAALDADVISMETARSRMEMLHAFKRHGYPNEIGPGIYDIHSPRVPAKEEMVGLLQLALDVLRPEQLWVNPDCGLKTRAWPETIEALTNLCQAAVEIRAELT
- the ftcD gene encoding glutamate formimidoyltransferase — its product is MNPDAIIECVPNFSEGTDPVVVGKIVAAMQTESVSLLDWSLDTAHNRSVVTIAGPPAAVIAAAVKSVGKAAELIDLTRQKGVHPRIGAADVVPFIPVSGISMAECAVLARQAGLLIWRTYGVPVYFYGAAAARPDRVQLEDVRKGQFEGLREATRRDSSRCPDIGGPSLHETAGASAVGARNFLIAYNVHLHQPDISAARAIARDIRASNGGLHGVKAIGVVANGRAQVSMNITEFQITPMRHIHSTIKHLAQRHGVLIDDAELIGLIPEDAYEEGADWVKQITGFDPALKILERRLEQPLAWPTV
- a CDS encoding acyloxyacyl hydrolase codes for the protein MTKGFLGIARPLIGALALALSILPVHSALAQAAATGDANPFHANSGKLPLEFGVLVQSGVGLTENRNSFKFLMAGVHAGKVLTDDYLHGPLRGNFEYAVEVFPFWQSYTPKFQRANCSAASTSSTLSCSPLYTVGGTYSGVSITPIILRWNFTGTRRISPWIQGAGGVLWTNHKYPAFGGQPLSLFNDGPNTDASVWNFTPQGGVGFHYFFRPRRSIDFSANAVHISSASLGDKNPGVNASLQFTIGYTWWK
- a CDS encoding YebC/PmpR family DNA-binding transcriptional regulator, giving the protein MSGHSKWATIKHKKGALDAKRGKIFTRLIKEITIAAKTGGGGDPDGNPRLRTAIAAAKAENMPADNIKRAIQRGTGELEGVSYEEITYEGYGPGGVALIVEVLTDNKNRAVSEIRHAFSKNGGNLGAEGAVAWMFTKKGVISIAKDAAGEDKLTEIVLEAGAEDLNDEGESWEILCDPKDFEAVTDALKAAKITPEHAEVTKIASTYTKLEGSQANAMIRLLETLEDLDDTQNVYSNFDMDEAAVA
- the lysA gene encoding diaminopimelate decarboxylase, which codes for MPRKIVSQPSPRPFAYRNRTLHCDGADLSTLAEDHGTPLYVYSAQQISARFQLFEEAFKAQPHTICYAVKANSSLAILRLLAQQGAGFDIVSGGELERVRKAHKPALARVVFSGVGKQVWEIDAALKANILLFNVESEAELHLLAARAEALRIRARFALRVNPDVFADTHPYISTGLSEHKFGIDIKAARAIYRKAAKSKWLGAAGVSVHIGSQIRKVDPFAAATARVTALIADLKSDGHNIRYIDAGGGLGIDYGTTAFNPAQQVQKYAAALRKGLATESAHLIIEPGRFIVAQAGALLTRVLFVKKNGSKTFVITDAGMNDLIRPSLYHAHHEILPIKQPRTAAPSLTADIVGPVCESGDFFARDRVLAAVKPGDLVLILDAGAYGMSLTSNYNSRPRPAEVLIDNAKTTLIRRRETMRDLLAPEIL
- a CDS encoding PspC domain-containing protein encodes the protein MFCSHCGKPIESSSRFCTSCGAAVNAAPFMENAYQPTPRLTRPRHSRMIAGVCAGFALHYGWDLNLVRVITALFIILTGVGALAYIAAWVIIPEAPYALPIKST
- a CDS encoding tetratricopeptide repeat protein, with translation MTLKPPTPAILSSLVLLLALTASAVGQPYNPADHTDPINLTPLVQEARVDFYNLDYDSALARFETVLKANPQNPMAIDYVLTTIIFRELYHQDLLDTTYYAHNSFLSSKRDVPVPESTRQRIEDLTNGAIDICDKRIHEDPNDKNAYFARGYARGMHAAFITLVDHSYVSAAHQGLAARNDSEQALKIDPGYADAKMAVGIQQFAVASLPRLLRIMVGIAGVNGNKEKGLQMLREAAAQGVVTPVESRTALALFLRHDARYPEALVVERGLAEQYPHDYLFQLEVANITKDEGNGPAAIAAYKKILVDAASPGYFFDPRLHMTYFGLADTQRGQNDIADAAKNYLEAAAQPSCSDWLRRRAQLNAGEMFDLLHNRSEAIRQYEQASAGGGDQSQADAARRYLKTPYAGK
- the aroA gene encoding 3-phosphoshikimate 1-carboxyvinyltransferase, with amino-acid sequence MSIQTIRPARTLQGSLTLPGDKSISHRYAMLAGLAEGTSILSNFSTGADPHSSLACMEALGATVVKKDKTIEVTGVAGAFRQPERPLDCGNSGSTMRMLAGLIAPHPHTFTLIGDHSLTVRPMERIRKPLSKMGAEIHLTGGDGAVGGHAPMTIVGGPLNAIDFDTPIPSAQVKTAVLFAGLQANGTTSLSESVRTRDHSEHALKAFGAVLNREGDKLSIPGGQKLKAIEATVPGDLSSAAFFLCAALLFPDSNLVLDSLGMNPTRAALLDVITELGGRIKVLQVEEHHGELIGTIQVNTTPGGLKGIAISGALSAQLIDELPVIAAIAPYTREGITIRDAKELRVKESDRIALVAKNLKAMGAEFTEHEDGLTIPGNQQLHGAQIDSGDDHRIAMAFSIAALRAVGDTEIHGAEAAAISFPEFFSYLDMLAQR